Proteins encoded by one window of Meiothermus sp. CFH 77666:
- a CDS encoding ABC transporter substrate-binding protein codes for MKKLLVLGMLALAGLVMAQPKVFKGTEPGRAGGAYRITAISDPRTWNPFVARETSSTDIIALFLPYLTTYDPYTQAPEGRLAKSWEIRNNGLTVIFKLREGARWSDGQAIDADDVIFSATVHADQRVNSNSRTSFILDGQPIKWTKVDQFTVRADFPKPYAPALIQGWYIVPEHVFGPAYRAGVQQLQALWNLDTPPAQVVSGGPFKLDSYVKGERVVLVRNPNYWGVDERNNPVAYMERYTVQIVPDLNAQLARFLAGDADTFSAANADQVAQVLERIRGNRLRAEIFPNVDVTLGTNFIVFNWNHKDSFKENLFRQVKFRRAMAHLMDKKSMIEVALGGLGQPQWSPISIPNKAFFTDDVAKFEFNPQRAVQLLAELGFRTKNRDGWLVNADGKVLEFNLVTNQGNNVRERIAQIFRDEARKVGVKVEYRPIDFNELVRQLTSPAADGTREFDAILIGLTGGIEPAFSRNVWELNGSLHAWNLGVGGKNPAKVEAFEVLIDTLMKRGATTLDQAQRRQIYVQFQKVVAENLPLIYTVAPAYNPARLTRLGGMFPKEQINSITGQAPYIETIFAKE; via the coding sequence ATGAAGAAACTGTTGGTCTTAGGAATGCTCGCCCTAGCCGGGTTGGTGATGGCCCAGCCCAAGGTGTTCAAGGGCACCGAGCCGGGCCGCGCCGGTGGTGCGTACCGGATCACCGCCATCTCCGACCCGCGTACCTGGAACCCCTTTGTGGCCCGGGAAACCTCTTCTACCGATATCATTGCTTTGTTCCTACCTTACCTGACTACATACGACCCTTACACCCAGGCTCCCGAGGGCCGTCTGGCCAAGTCCTGGGAGATCCGCAACAACGGTCTGACGGTTATCTTCAAGCTGCGTGAAGGGGCTAGGTGGTCGGATGGTCAGGCCATTGATGCCGACGATGTCATCTTCAGCGCTACCGTGCATGCCGATCAGCGGGTCAACTCCAACTCCCGCACCAGCTTCATCCTGGACGGCCAGCCCATTAAATGGACCAAGGTAGACCAGTTTACGGTGCGGGCCGACTTCCCCAAGCCCTATGCGCCGGCTCTGATCCAGGGCTGGTACATCGTGCCTGAGCACGTTTTCGGGCCTGCCTACCGCGCTGGGGTTCAGCAGCTTCAAGCGCTATGGAACCTGGACACCCCGCCAGCCCAGGTAGTCTCGGGCGGCCCCTTCAAGCTGGACAGCTACGTCAAGGGTGAGCGGGTGGTGCTGGTGCGCAATCCCAACTACTGGGGCGTGGACGAGCGCAACAACCCGGTGGCCTACATGGAGCGCTACACCGTACAGATTGTGCCCGACCTGAACGCCCAGCTAGCTCGTTTCCTGGCCGGGGATGCCGATACCTTCTCGGCTGCTAACGCCGACCAGGTGGCCCAGGTTTTGGAACGCATCCGCGGCAACCGTCTGCGGGCCGAAATTTTCCCCAACGTAGACGTTACCCTGGGTACCAACTTCATCGTCTTCAACTGGAACCACAAAGACTCCTTCAAAGAGAACCTCTTCCGCCAGGTCAAGTTCCGCCGGGCCATGGCGCACCTGATGGACAAGAAGTCCATGATTGAGGTAGCCCTGGGTGGGCTGGGTCAGCCGCAGTGGAGCCCCATTTCTATTCCCAACAAAGCTTTCTTCACCGACGATGTAGCCAAGTTCGAGTTCAACCCACAACGGGCCGTGCAGCTTCTGGCCGAGCTGGGCTTCCGCACCAAGAACCGCGATGGCTGGTTGGTTAACGCCGACGGTAAGGTGCTCGAGTTCAACCTGGTGACCAACCAGGGCAACAACGTGCGTGAGCGCATTGCCCAGATCTTCCGCGACGAGGCCCGCAAGGTGGGGGTCAAGGTGGAGTACCGCCCCATTGACTTCAACGAGCTGGTACGTCAGCTCACCAGCCCCGCGGCCGACGGTACCCGTGAGTTCGATGCCATCCTGATTGGCCTTACCGGCGGCATCGAGCCGGCCTTCAGCCGCAATGTGTGGGAGCTGAACGGCTCGCTGCACGCCTGGAACCTGGGCGTCGGCGGCAAGAACCCTGCCAAAGTAGAGGCTTTCGAGGTGCTGATCGATACCCTGATGAAGCGCGGGGCGACCACCCTCGACCAGGCCCAGCGTCGCCAGATTTACGTACAGTTCCAGAAGGTGGTGGCCGAAAACCTGCCGCTCATCTACACGGTGGCCCCGGCCTACAACCCGGCCCGCCTGACCCGCCTGGGGGGTATGTTCCCCAAAGAACAGATCAACTCCATCACCGGGCAGGCCCCCTACATCGAGACCATTTTTGCCAAGGAGTAA